A region from the Aegilops tauschii subsp. strangulata cultivar AL8/78 chromosome 5, Aet v6.0, whole genome shotgun sequence genome encodes:
- the LOC109784156 gene encoding zealexin A1 synthase, translating to MEGWLTLCFIAVSTLLAVWFSGGKSKPKKHLPPGPWTLPVIGSLHHVLSVLPHRTITELCRRHGPLMLLKLGEVPTVVVSSAEAVEQVMKTNDIAFSYRRTTELQDIVGFGGKGIIFAPYDNRWRQMRKVCIMELLNSKQVKRMEDIRAEEVGRLLRSIITATAVGATVNISQKAAALSNAVVTRAVFGGKFARQEEYLREINQLLELLGGFCLVDLFPSSRLVRWFSTCERRTKKSCDLIQHIITGVLDERKVVRAAGDGACSTDDEDLLDVLLRLQEEDSLAYPLTTENITTVLFDIFAAGTDTTGTALEWAMSELICHPEAMAKAQLEVREVLGHGRAIIGNSDLAKLHYLRMVIKEVLRLHPPGALLPRKTREDCKIMGYDMLKDTNIYINVFAISRDPRYWNNPEEFNPGRFENNNVDYNGNSFEFTPFGGGRRQCPGIAFATSLLEITLANFLYHFNWMLPGEASSASLDMSEKFGFTIGRTSNLHLKAIPYVRSTI from the exons ATGGAGGGTTGGTTAACCTTATGTTTCATAGCCGTATCGACGTTACTGGCCGTTTGGTTTTCCGGTGGCAAGAGCAAGCCCAAGAAGCATCTGCCTCCTGGGCCATGGACTCTCCCGGTCATCGGCAGCCTCCACCACGTCCTCAGTGTCCTCCCACACCGCACCATCACGGAGCTGTGTCGCCGGCATGGGCCACTGATGCTCCTCAAGCTAGGTGAGGTTCCAACCGTGGTAGTCTCGAGCGCCGAGGCGGTGGAGCAGGTGATGAAGACCAATGACATCGCCTTCTCGTACCGGCGGACCACCGAGTTGCAGGACATCGTCGGCTTCGGCGGCAAGGGCATCATCTTCGCCCCCTACGACAACCGCTGGCGCCAGATGCGCAAGGTCTGCATCATGGAGCTCCTCAATTCCAAGCAGGTGAAGCGCATGGAAGACATCAGGGCCGAGGAGGTGGGCCGCCTCCTCCGCTCAATCATCACGGCCACAGCTGTGGGCGCTACCGTCAACATCAGCCAGAAGGCTGCGGCGCTCAGCAATGCCGTGGTGACGCGGGCGGTGTTCGGCGGCAAGTTCGCACGGCAGGAGGAGTACCTTCGCGAGATCAACCaactcctagagctgttgggaggATTCTGCCTTGTCGACCTCTTCCCGTCGTCGCGGCTGGTGCGGTGGTTCAGCACTTGCGAGCGCCGCACAAAGAAGAGCTGCGACCTCATCCAGCACATCATCACCGGGGTGCTTGACGAGCGCAAGGTGGTGCGAGCTGCCGGTGACGGCGCCTGCAGCACCGACGATGAGGACCTACTGGACGTGCTGCTCAGGCTGCAGGAAGAGGACTCGTTGGCATACCCTCTAACGACAGAGAATATAACTACCGTCTTGTTT GACATCTTTGCAGCTGGCACGGATACTACAGGAACCGCTTTGGAGTGGGCTATGTCAGAACTCATATGTCATCCTGAAGCTATGGCTAAGGCACAATTAGAGGTTCGAGAGGTACTGGGTCATGGCCGAGCTATCATTGGCAATAGCGATCTTGCAAAACTCCACTACCTGCGGATGGTCATCAAGGAGGTTCTTAGATTGCATCCACCTGGTGCTCTACTTCCCCGCAAGACTAGAGAGGACTGCAAAATTATGGGTTATGACATGCTTAAAGATACAAATATATACATTAATGTCTTCGCAATTTCCCGAGATCCTCGATATTGGAACAATCCTGAAGAGTTTAATCCAGGAAGGTTTGAGAACAATAACGTGGATTATAATGGGAATTCTTTTGAATTCACTCCTTTCGGAGGTGGGCGACGGCAATGCCCTGGGATAGCATTCGCCACGTCACTTTTGGAGATCACTTTAGCAAACTTTTTATATCACTTCAACTGGATGCTTCCTGGCGAAGCCAGCTCAGCGTCACTGGATATGTCTGAGAAATTTGGGTTCACCATAGGTAGAACATCTAATCTGCACCTCAAGGCTATTCCATATGTACGCTCCACTATATAG